From Planctomycetia bacterium:
CGTCCGCGGCCGGAAATGGAGAAAGATCCGAAGTTCAAGCAGTTGATTCCCTACGCGATTTTTCATCATCGCGATGCGGCAGGCAGACAGTATGTGTTTCAGTACACCCGCGGCAAAGGGCAAGGCGAAGGACGTCTGCACAGCAAGCGAAGCGTCGGCATCGGCGGACACATCTCGAGCGACGACGCCTCGACGATCGACATCGACCCGTATCGCGAAGGGCTCCGTCGCGAGCTGGAAGAAGAAGTCGTCATCGGGTCGGCCTACACGGAGCGCTGCGTCGGCCTGATCAACGACGATCAATCGGAAGTCGGCCGCGTGCATCTCGGCGTCGTCCACCTGTTCAGCGTCGACGAGCCTTTGGTTCAGCCGCGCGAGACGGAGATCATCGCCTCGGGCTTCCAGCCGGTCGACGAATTGCTGCAGCAACTCGACGGTTTCGAGACTTGGTCGTCGATTTGCCTGAAAGCGCTCTTCGCCTAACAATAGAAGCAGCCTCTCCCCGACGACGCTCGCCCGCGACACCTCGGCGTTTCTCCGCGGCCATGCCCGACCCGACCGGCCCCGACCACGACACGATCTACATGGACAACCACGCGACGACGCGCGTGGATCCGCGCGTCGTCGAGGCGATGCTCCCCTACTTTACGGAGCGGTACGGCAACAGCGGCAGCATCAACCACGCGTTCGGCCATGAAGCGCAAGACGCCGTCGACGCGGCCCGTTCGTCGATCGCCCGAGCGCTCAACGCCGGCGAGCGCGAGATTGTGTTCACGAGCGGTGCAACCGAAAGCAACAACCTCGCCATCAAAGGACTCGCCGAGCGCGCGCGGAAGAAGGGGAACCACATCGTCAGCGTCGCGACCGAGCACAAATCGGTGCTCGATCCGCTGGCTCGACTGGCTTCGCGCGACTATGAAGTGACGCTGCTCGACGTGGAACAAGCCGGTTCGCCGACGTCGGGCCTGCTCGATGTCGGCCGCGTGGCCGGCGCACTCCGGCCCGAGACGATTCTCGTTTCCGTCATGGGGGCGAACAATGAGATCGGCGTGCTTCAGCCGATTGCGGAGATCGGCAAGCTCTGCCGCGCGCGGGGCGTGGCGTTTCATTGCGACGCCACGCAAGCGGTCGGTAAGATTCCGGTCGACGTCGCGGCTTGGAACGTCGATCTGATGAGTTTCTCGGCGCATAAGCTTTACGGCCCGAAAGGAGTCGGCGGGCTCTTCGTGCGGCGTTCGTCGCCGGCCGTGCGACTGACTCCCCAACTCGACGGCGGAGGTCAAGAGGCCGGCTTCCGCAGCGGCACGCTCAACGTGCCCGGCATCGTCGGCCTGGAGCGGGCCTTAGAACTTTGCACGGCTGAGATGTCGCAAGAATCAACCCGTTTGGCAGCCCTGCGCCGGCGTTTGCTCACCGGCATCACGGCCGAGATCGACGGCGTGTCGTTGAACGGTCCGGTGTTGGACGAGCCGGCGTTCGATAAAGCCGCCGCAGCCGACGGTGCGCCGTTGCGGCTTCCCGGCAACTTGAACCTCAGCTTCGACGGCGTCGACGGCGAAGCGCTGATGCTGAGCATGAAGCGGCTGGCGGTGAGTTCCGGAAGCGCCTGCACTTCGGCGAACCCCGAGCCGAGCCACGTGCTGCGCGCCTTGGGCCTGAGCGAGGATCTTACCCGCGCGAGCCTCCGCTTCGGCCTCGGCCGATTCAACACCGAGGCGGAAGTCGATCGGGCCGCGCAACTGGTCGTCGCGGCGGTGCGCGACCTGAGAAAACTCGGCAGCATGGCGTAAACACGTGGATATTGCAGCGTAAGTAACTGGAATTGCGATACTTGACGCGGCCCCGGCCTGAATCGGACTTTCCCTTTCGGCCGAGGGAGGTATAATTCGAGCAACGACGTAAGTCTGAAAACCAGCTTCTATTCCGATAACCGATCTAGGTGACACCATGGCAGTCTTGCTGAGCGAAAAGGCCGCGAACGAAGTGAAGAAGATCATGACCGAGCAAAAGCTCGATCCCTCGATGTTTCTCCGCGTCGGCGTTTCGGGCGGCGGCTGTAGCGGCTTTTCCTATAGCCTCGGCTTCGACGGCAACTTCAACGCCGCCGAAGATATGAAAGTCGATTGCCACGGCGTGTCGATGGTCGTCGACAAGAAGAGCGAGCTCTTCTTGGACGGCACCACGGTCGACTTCTACGAAGGCCTCGAGAAGCGCGGTTTCACGTTCGAGAACCCGAACGCGGTGAAGAGCTGCGGTTGCGGCAGCTCGTTCTCCGTCTAAAGAAATGTTGCGGAAGCTCGCGGGCTTCCTTACGAATACCACGAGAGCTCTCGGTGCGAAGTGCACCGAGGGCTTTTTTCGTTTGCTGCACGAAATGCAGTCTATTCGGAAAGGCGCAGCCCGCGGGGCAGGCTCTCGCCGAACATGCGTCCCTGCTCTTCGCCGGCAAGCCTGCCCCCTGCAACGACGAGCTCGCGCAGATGGTCGGCCGCTCCGACACGGTCGAACCACGCGACGATCGAGCGGCGCGTCTGCTCGTCGACATCGCGAAACCGATCTCCCGTCTTGCGCGCCAGTTGCATCAGCGCGAAGCCGATCGACAGCTCGCTCCCTTTCATCCCCATCAAGGTCCGGCTCCAACCGGCCGCGACTTCCGCCGGCACGACCACGTTGAGCGGGCCATACATAGGCACCCGCGCCCCGATTCGGCCGATCGTCCAAATCAGAGCGTCTTGCACGGCCGGCGTCTTTTCCTTCGGAGCAAGAATCAGCGCCGCGTGCGCGATCTCTTCTTTGCGAACCACTTCGAGCAACTCCAACGACCCGAGCAGCCGCCACACCTCGGCCGACTCATGGCCGCTGAATCCGAAGTCGGGCTTGCGCGGCGGCGCTGCTTTCGAGCCCTTCAGCGCGAGCAGATAAACACGCAATGGCGCCGCGAGCGGCTCGGCCAGCGCGCGTTGCTGGCCGGCCGTCAGCCCGCCGGCGATGCGCCGCCAAAGGATCAACCATTCGACCCGCACGCGCGCCCCGTGAAAAAACCGTTTCGCTTGCAGCAGCTTCCAAGTCTGCGCCACGCGCCAATCGTCCACCGCGAGCCCATAGCCGGGACGCAGCGCAAAGCCGGCGGTCCAGAGCCAGCGCGCCTCATGTTCTTCCGACAATCGCCGGCCTTGCTCCAGCTCGAACAGCTCTTGCCATTGCTCGCGCAACAGCGACACCGGCCATTCGCTTCGTCGACTGCCGATGCTCTCTTCCAAGCGTTTGATCAGCGACTCCGGCTTGTGCGCTTCGTCTTTGTTTTCGTAGGTCGCGCGGATCGGCTCGCGCCCGCGTCGCGAAAGATCGGCCTCGACGAAGCCGCTCGCTTCGGCACTTCCGGCGTGCGCCTCACGATCGGTTTGAACTGCGGAGCGGACATCGAATTGCAGCTTCCATACGGCTCCGGCGGCATCGGCCGCGGCCCGCGTACACCACAACTCCAGCGTGCCGATCTCGGTCAGCTTGGCATGCAGCTCGACCGTGATCGTTTCGCCGGTTCCCTTCTTCGCGGTCTGCAGCACCGTCCGAATCGGCGGCAGGGCCGACATTTGCAACGGATCGACGGCGACGATCGAGCCGACCGGATCGGTGAGCCGCGTGCTGGAATAATAGAGCGGAAACTCGACCGGCTCCCGAATCCGCAGCTCGAAGGTTCGGCCCGGCAGGTCGAGCCCTTGCCCTTCGTCGATGCCTGCCGGCAACAAGCAGACGGCCTTCGCCGCGGCCTCGTCGGCGGAGCCCAGCCCGACGTAATACGTTCGCGCCGAACCTGCCGCGATGCGCACTCCTTGCCCACGCCGCACGAGCCCATAGTAGGCCGCGCCGCGCGCCACGGCTAAGTCGAGCCGGTGGTTATCGAGAATGCGCGGTTGCCACGCTTGCGCCCCGGTCGCGCCCGGCGGCGCGAACCAAGAGCCGAGCACTTCCAACAGCCGGCTCCGCAACTGCGGCGACTCGAAGAACCCTCCGTTGAACAACACGATGTCGGGCCGCGCCGGATCGTGCGGCGTGTTCATCGGCACATCGTCCGTGGCGACGTGCCGATGCGCGGAGAGAAACGCTCCGAGATAGCGCGTCATCGCGGCATCGGGAGCGTAAGGGAGCCCGAATTCTTGGAAGCCGCTCCGTCGGGCCGGAGGTTTTTCATCGAGCTTCGTCCGAGGCAAGAAACCTTCGACGAGGAGCGCTTGCCCTTCGCCGGCGTCGAGCTCGATGCTGCGGCCGCCGCCGATCAAGCGCGAGCCGCCGCCGGGAAGATTCACTTTGATCCGCTCCGGCGGCGCGGGCCCGAGCAGCGTCTCTTTCACTTGCCGGCAACTTCGCAACAGCGTGGCCCATGCGCGCGGCTCGAGCTTGCCGCCGTCGGTCGCTTTCCGTTCCAGGTGATGTGCGAGCGCCAGGTCGAGGTTATCGCCGCCGAGAATCAAATGGTCGCCGACCGCCACACGATGAAACTGCACGCGACCATCGCCGCCGGCCCGCACGCGGATGAGCGTGAAGTCGGTGGTTCCGCCGCCGATGTCGCACACCAGGATCTTCTGCCCCGGCTCGACTTCGGTTTGCCAACGATCGGCGTGGGCCGTGATCCAGGCATAGAACGCGGCTTGCGGCTCTTCCAACAACACGACCCGATTCAAACCGGCGAGCTTCGCCGATCGGATCGTCAACTCGCGAGCCACTTCATCGAAAGACGCCGGCAACGTGAGGACGATCTCCTGCTCTTCCAGCGGATAACGCGGAAAGCGGTAGTTCCACGCCCGGCGAAAGTGTTCGAGATAGCGGGCACCGACATCGACCGGCGAGAGCTTCACAACATCTTCGGCACCGTGCCAAGGCAACAGTTCGGCCGTACGATCGACGCCGGCATGGCAGAGCCAACTTTTCGCCGACGAAATCAACCGGCCCGGCACGGTCTCGCCGTGATCGCGGGCGAATGTGCCGACGACATACGGCGGATCGCGGTCTTGCCACGGGAGTCGCATCGCGCCGGCGGCGAACTCCCCTCCGGCCGGCTCGTAGTGGAACGAGGGCAACGTGTCGCGGGCTTCGATCACGCCGGGAGCGACGATCTGCGGCACCGGAAAGTCTTGCACCTGCGACGCCGCACCGAGTTCGGCTTGTTCGGTGTCGACGAAAGCCATGGCCGAGTTCGTCGTGCCGAGATCGATGCCGACGATATAGCGGCTCGGGCCCGATGGAAGCGCGTCGTTAGCCATGACGAATGAAACGGGCTAAGCCGATTCCTCGCGCACGCTGAACTCCAGCTTCCAACGATGCGGCGAGATCGTGCTGGCGCACCAGAGCTCGAAGACGCCGAGCTCCGTGATGCGCGACTCGAACCGCACCGGCACGTAGCCGTCGTCGGCTTCTTCCATCGCCGGCAAAACCGTCGCCAAGGGATCGGTCTCGACGAGTTCATCGTCGGCCCAACGCTCGCGCAGGTCGCCGGGACGATCGCTCTTGCGAACAGCCGAACTAAAGAATCGAAACTCCGCCGGCTCACCGACCACGAGCCCGATCTCTCCGCCGGGAACTTCCGCGGCCGTTCCTTCTTCCATGCCGAACGGCACGACGCAGAGCGCGCGCAGCGGGCGCTGCGCGCCGGGAATCGCGAGCCCTGCGCTCTCGATGCCGACGTAGTAGGAACGCGCCGTGCCGCCGCGAATGCGGATGCCGCCGGCGGTCTTTGAGCGGGCATAGTAAGCGGCGCCGCGCGCCACGGCACAATCGAGATCACTGTTCCCTTCGAGCGTGCGAGGCAGCCGCGCGGCGCCGCACCAGCCGGCAAGCACGTCGAGCAGGCGAGCCCGCAGCGTGTCGGCTTTGAAGACTCCGCCGTTGAACAACACATGCAAAGGCTTCGCCGCCGCAGTCTCCGAAGCCGCGACGCCGAGCACGCCGTTGGAGCTGAGAAACAGGGCCAAATGTCGCGTCACGGCGGTATCGACTTCGTACGGCAAGCCGAGCTCGCGGAAGCCGGAGGCCCGATTCTTCTGCGGCTTCGCGGCGGCCTCGCAAGGGGGAAAGAAGCCGTCGACGAGCAGCCGCACGACGTCGTCGCGCACGAGATCGGCCGAGATCGTGCCGCCGACTAAGCGGCTTCCGCGCCCTAACACGGCGACGGGATGTTTCTCCGGTCCGCCGGAGGCGAGCAAGGCTTCCTTCGCGGCGCGGCACGAATGCCAAAGCGCGACCGATTGCCAAGGATCGAGCTTCGCTCCTTTTTGCTCGAGCACACCCGCGGCGTAGTGCGCAAGAGCGAGATCCATGTTGTCGCCGCCGACGAGCGTGTGGTTGCCGACCGCTGCGCGGCGCAGCATCAACTCGCCGCGCTCTTCCGCAACCTCGACGAGCGTGAAGTCGGTCGTGCCGCCGCCGACATCGCATACCAGGAGCGATTCGCCGACTTGCAACGTCCGCCGCCAGCGATCGCCCGTATCGGCGAGCCAAGCGTACACGGCCGCTTGCGGTTCTTCCAAGAGAATGAACGCTTCGGGAAAGCCGGCGGCAAGTGCCGCTTCGCGCGTAAGTTCGCGCGCGGCGGCGTCGAACGAAGCGGGAACGGTGAGCACGACCGATTGGTCCGCGAACGGCGCACTCGGATAAGCCGCGGTCCAAGCGGCGACCAGATGTTCCAGATAGCGCCGCGAGGCTTCGACCGGAGAAATCTTGGCGACCTCGTCTGGCGCGCCCCAGGGGAGGATCGCCTTGCGCCGGTCGACCCGACTGTACGCGAGCCAGCTCTTCGCAGCGGCGACGGTTCGCGTCGGCGCGTCGGCCGATTGCTTGCGGGCCCATTCGCCGACGACGTAATCGCGTCCGATAGCCCAAGGCAAATCGTAGCTCGCTTGGCCTCGGTCGTGATCGCCGGCGAGATACGTGAACGACGGTAGCAACGGGCGCGATTCGAGTACGCCGGGCGCCGTGAGTTGC
This genomic window contains:
- a CDS encoding phosphoesterase; amino-acid sequence: MSQVLTEQVLVVPTSVFHKLGHFQGFCADVDFYMAELLKPEHVSYRPRPEMEKDPKFKQLIPYAIFHHRDAAGRQYVFQYTRGKGQGEGRLHSKRSVGIGGHISSDDASTIDIDPYREGLRRELEEEVVIGSAYTERCVGLINDDQSEVGRVHLGVVHLFSVDEPLVQPRETEIIASGFQPVDELLQQLDGFETWSSICLKALFA
- a CDS encoding aminotransferase class V-fold PLP-dependent enzyme; translated protein: MPDPTGPDHDTIYMDNHATTRVDPRVVEAMLPYFTERYGNSGSINHAFGHEAQDAVDAARSSIARALNAGEREIVFTSGATESNNLAIKGLAERARKKGNHIVSVATEHKSVLDPLARLASRDYEVTLLDVEQAGSPTSGLLDVGRVAGALRPETILVSVMGANNEIGVLQPIAEIGKLCRARGVAFHCDATQAVGKIPVDVAAWNVDLMSFSAHKLYGPKGVGGLFVRRSSPAVRLTPQLDGGGQEAGFRSGTLNVPGIVGLERALELCTAEMSQESTRLAALRRRLLTGITAEIDGVSLNGPVLDEPAFDKAAAADGAPLRLPGNLNLSFDGVDGEALMLSMKRLAVSSGSACTSANPEPSHVLRALGLSEDLTRASLRFGLGRFNTEAEVDRAAQLVVAAVRDLRKLGSMA
- a CDS encoding iron-sulfur cluster assembly accessory protein, which produces MAVLLSEKAANEVKKIMTEQKLDPSMFLRVGVSGGGCSGFSYSLGFDGNFNAAEDMKVDCHGVSMVVDKKSELFLDGTTVDFYEGLEKRGFTFENPNAVKSCGCGSSFSV
- a CDS encoding hsp70 family protein, with product MANDALPSGPSRYIVGIDLGTTNSAMAFVDTEQAELGAASQVQDFPVPQIVAPGVIEARDTLPSFHYEPAGGEFAAGAMRLPWQDRDPPYVVGTFARDHGETVPGRLISSAKSWLCHAGVDRTAELLPWHGAEDVVKLSPVDVGARYLEHFRRAWNYRFPRYPLEEQEIVLTLPASFDEVARELTIRSAKLAGLNRVVLLEEPQAAFYAWITAHADRWQTEVEPGQKILVCDIGGGTTDFTLIRVRAGGDGRVQFHRVAVGDHLILGGDNLDLALAHHLERKATDGGKLEPRAWATLLRSCRQVKETLLGPAPPERIKVNLPGGGSRLIGGGRSIELDAGEGQALLVEGFLPRTKLDEKPPARRSGFQEFGLPYAPDAAMTRYLGAFLSAHRHVATDDVPMNTPHDPARPDIVLFNGGFFESPQLRSRLLEVLGSWFAPPGATGAQAWQPRILDNHRLDLAVARGAAYYGLVRRGQGVRIAAGSARTYYVGLGSADEAAAKAVCLLPAGIDEGQGLDLPGRTFELRIREPVEFPLYYSSTRLTDPVGSIVAVDPLQMSALPPIRTVLQTAKKGTGETITVELHAKLTEIGTLELWCTRAAADAAGAVWKLQFDVRSAVQTDREAHAGSAEASGFVEADLSRRGREPIRATYENKDEAHKPESLIKRLEESIGSRRSEWPVSLLREQWQELFELEQGRRLSEEHEARWLWTAGFALRPGYGLAVDDWRVAQTWKLLQAKRFFHGARVRVEWLILWRRIAGGLTAGQQRALAEPLAAPLRVYLLALKGSKAAPPRKPDFGFSGHESAEVWRLLGSLELLEVVRKEEIAHAALILAPKEKTPAVQDALIWTIGRIGARVPMYGPLNVVVPAEVAAGWSRTLMGMKGSELSIGFALMQLARKTGDRFRDVDEQTRRSIVAWFDRVGAADHLRELVVAGGRLAGEEQGRMFGESLPRGLRLSE
- a CDS encoding Hsp70 family protein, which translates into the protein MSARYAIGIDLGTTNSALAYAPLDDERATVEVLPIPQLTAPGVLESRPLLPSFTYLAGDHDRGQASYDLPWAIGRDYVVGEWARKQSADAPTRTVAAAKSWLAYSRVDRRKAILPWGAPDEVAKISPVEASRRYLEHLVAAWTAAYPSAPFADQSVVLTVPASFDAAARELTREAALAAGFPEAFILLEEPQAAVYAWLADTGDRWRRTLQVGESLLVCDVGGGTTDFTLVEVAEERGELMLRRAAVGNHTLVGGDNMDLALAHYAAGVLEQKGAKLDPWQSVALWHSCRAAKEALLASGGPEKHPVAVLGRGSRLVGGTISADLVRDDVVRLLVDGFFPPCEAAAKPQKNRASGFRELGLPYEVDTAVTRHLALFLSSNGVLGVAASETAAAKPLHVLFNGGVFKADTLRARLLDVLAGWCGAARLPRTLEGNSDLDCAVARGAAYYARSKTAGGIRIRGGTARSYYVGIESAGLAIPGAQRPLRALCVVPFGMEEGTAAEVPGGEIGLVVGEPAEFRFFSSAVRKSDRPGDLRERWADDELVETDPLATVLPAMEEADDGYVPVRFESRITELGVFELWCASTISPHRWKLEFSVREESA